The following nucleotide sequence is from Longimicrobium sp..
TCGTCGTTGGTCGACAGGTTGAACGGCCCCTGCATCGACGTCAGCCCCCGCGCCTGCAGCCACGACGCGGCCCGGTCCAGCAGCGCGTCCGCGACCGACTGGTCGTCGATGCACTCGAACAGCCCGAAGAAGCCGGTGGTGTCGCCTTGGAACTCGTTGGCGCGGCGGTTGTGGATCGCGGCGATGCGGCCGACGAGCTTTCCGCCGCGCTCGGCGACGAAGAAGGCGACGTCGGCGTGCTGGTAGAACGGGTGCTTCTCGCGGTTCAGCAGCGCGTTGAAGACCATCCTGAGTGGCGGCACCCAGGCGGGGTCGCCCGCGTTGATGGTCCAGGAGAAGTCGATGAAGGGCTTGAGCGATTCGCCCCGGCCGATCTCGCGGACGGCCGGGGCGTTCGTGGCGGGCGTGGCGGGGCTAGCGGACGCCGAGCTTGCGGCCGACACGGGCGAAGGCATCGAGGACCCTGTCGAGCTGGTCGGTGGTGTGCGTGGCCATCACGGAGGTGCGCAGGCGGCACGCGCTCTCGGGCACGGCCGGCGGCAGCACGGGGTTGGTGAACACGCCCGCGTCGAACAGCTCGCGCCAGAACACGAAGGTGTGCTCGATGTCGCCCGTGGTCACGGGGATGATGGGCGTTTCGCTCACCCCCACGTCGAACCCCAGGTTCACCAGCCCGCCGCGCAGGTAGTCCGCGTTCGCCCACAGCGTGCGGCGCCGCTCCGGCTCCTTCTCCATGATCTCCAGGCAGGCCAGCACCGTCGCCACGGCGGACGGCGGCATGCTGGCGCTGAAGATGAGCGGACGCGCGTGGTGCTTGAGGAAGTGGATCACCTCCTCGGGCCCCGCCACCGCACCGCCGATGCTGGCGAAGCTCTTGGAGAAGGTGGCCATGGTCAGGTCGACCCGCTCCTGCACGCCGAAGTGCTCGGCCGTCCCCCCGCCGTGCTCGCCGAGAACGCCGACGGAGTGCGCGTCGTCCACCAGCACGCGCGCGCCGAACTCGTCCGCCAGGTCCAGCACGGTGGGAAGGTCGACGATGTTCCCCTCCATCGAGAACACGCCGTCGGTGGAGACCAGGATGCCGCCGGCGTCGGCGTTGCGCTCGAGCGCGCGGCGCAGCGCCGCCATGTCGTTGTGCGCGTAGCGCACCAGCTCGCCGCTGGCCAGCTGCGCGCCGTCGAGCAGCGACGCGTGGTTCAGGCGGTCGTGGATCACCACCGTGCCGCGGGTGGCCAGCGCGCTGATCACCCCCAGGTTGGTCTGGTAGCCGGTGGAGAAGACGAGCGCGCTCTCGGCGCCCATCAGCTTCGCCAGCCGCCGCTCCAGCTCCTCGTGCAGGTCCAGCGTGCCGTTCAGGAAGCGGCTGCCGGTGCACCCGGTGCCGTAGCGGTACAGCGCCTCCCGGGCCTGCTCCAGCACGTACGGGTGGTGCGTGAGCCCCAGGTAGTTGTTGGAGCCCACCATGATCAGCCGCTGCCCGCGGATGACCACCTCGGTGTCTTCCGAGCTCTCGATCGGCTGGAAGTAGGGATACAGGCCGCGGTCGATCATCTCCCGCGCGGCCGTGTAGCGGCCGCACTTGGCGAAGATGTCGCCGGCCTTCCGCGCCGTCTGCTGCTCGACTATGGACATCAAAGCCATCCCTGAGTTCGGTACCACCGGGCGGTCTCGGCCAGCCCCTCTTCCAGCGGCGTGGCCCGCGGCAGGAGCGCCCCGGACCCGCCGAGGTCGCACACCCACGCCTCGGCCAGCATCTCGTCCGCCTTCTCGCGGCTGAACACGCCCGTCCCGCCGATCAATCCCCCGAAGCGCTCGGCCAGCGACCCCGCCGCGCGGAGCAGTCCCGCGGGGACGGG
It contains:
- a CDS encoding aminotransferase class I/II-fold pyridoxal phosphate-dependent enzyme; amino-acid sequence: MSIVEQQTARKAGDIFAKCGRYTAAREMIDRGLYPYFQPIESSEDTEVVIRGQRLIMVGSNNYLGLTHHPYVLEQAREALYRYGTGCTGSRFLNGTLDLHEELERRLAKLMGAESALVFSTGYQTNLGVISALATRGTVVIHDRLNHASLLDGAQLASGELVRYAHNDMAALRRALERNADAGGILVSTDGVFSMEGNIVDLPTVLDLADEFGARVLVDDAHSVGVLGEHGGGTAEHFGVQERVDLTMATFSKSFASIGGAVAGPEEVIHFLKHHARPLIFSASMPPSAVATVLACLEIMEKEPERRRTLWANADYLRGGLVNLGFDVGVSETPIIPVTTGDIEHTFVFWRELFDAGVFTNPVLPPAVPESACRLRTSVMATHTTDQLDRVLDAFARVGRKLGVR